Below is a genomic region from Candidatus Palauibacter soopunensis.
GGGGGGGGGCGGGGGGCGGGGGGGCCGGGGGGGGGGCGCGGCCGGGCTACCCGCCCCCAAACACCCCCGGGGGGCCGGCCCCGGGGTGTGGGGGGCGGGGGCCCGCCGGGGGGGGGGCCCCGCCCCGGCAACTGACGGCCGGCGCGGCGGAGGCCGAAGACAGCCGCTTCAGCCCCATGTGGTCGCCGGACGGCCGGTGGATCGCCTACATCTCGAACCGGGCCGACTGGTGGCACGACGACGTGTGGCTTGTCGCCGTGGCGTCCGGCGAGGCGCACCGGGTCTCCACTTCCCTCATGGCCTCATCCAGCCCCGTCTGGTCGCCGGACGGATCGAGCCTCGTCCTGATGGGGACGGCCAAGGACGAGTACTGGTATCAGGATCTCGCGTACCTGTACCGGATCGACCTCGATCTCGCCGGCACCGCGCCCCGCGTCCTCCGGGAAGTGCCGCTCGACATGCAGGTCTACGCGACCGATGCGATCATGCGCTTCGACCCCTTCTGGTCCGGCGATGGCGAGCGCATCTACTTCCCGTACCAGCAGCGCGGTGCCTTCGACCTGTGGTCAGTCCCCGCCTCGGGCGGCGTCGCCACGCGGGTCACGAACGTCGGCGGGTCCTGGTCGTCCCTGCACGCGACGCCGGACGGCCGCCGCGCCGCGTTCACGCGCGATGCGGCGACGGAGGGCAGGGAAGCCTGGTTCCTCGACCTCGACGGCGGCGTCCCCGCCCGCCTGACGGACTTCTCGCCCGACTTCGAAGGCGTCCAGCGACCCGCGGAGATCTCCTTCCGCTCCTTCGACGGACTGTATATGCAGGGGTTCCTCTACCTGCCGCCGGCGATCCGGGCCGCGCGCTCCGCCGGCTCCGACCCGCCCGCCTGCCCGGCCCTCGTCCAGGTGCATGGAGGAGGGACGAACTCCTACACTCAGGGGACGAACCTCGTGGAGCAGTACCTCGCGAACGAGGGCTTCGTCGTGCTCGCCATCAACTATCGCGGAGGGTCCGGCTTCGGGCGCGAGTTCCAGGACCTTTCGGTGGAGGACTGGCTGAACGACCAGTCGAAGGATCCGGGCGCCGCGGCGGACTGGCTGCGCCGCCAGCCGTACGTCAACGGGCGCGTGGGCATCTACGGCGGCAGCTACGGAGGCATGCAGTCCATGTCCGCGATCACGCGCACGCCCGACAAGTTCGACGCGGCCGTCCCCATGCGCGGCATCTACTCCGAGTCTCTGACCCTGCCCTACGCGGACCGCTTGGGGAAGATCTTCACGATCACGGGGCACGGCGGGACGCCGGAGGAGCGGCCCGAGGTCTACGCAAAGAGCGAGACGCTCGACCGGATGGACCGCATTACGGCTCCCGTCCTCATCATGCATGGGGAGTTCGACGTAAGGGCGCCGTTCGAGAACTTCGAGCTCGCGGTCGAGAAGCTCGAGGCACTCGGCAAGGAATTCGAATCGAAGACGTACCCCGAGGGACACGGCTTCCGGGACCCCTCCAATTCGATCGACACGTACAGTCGGCTCCAGGCCTTTTTCGACCAGCACCTGGGAGGATGCCAAGCCGGCGGCACGCCTCTAGGTTAGAGGAATACCGGTACTGTTGCAGGCACACCCGGGAGCGTTGCGCGGTAGCGACTTGTCGGTCCCTCTCCGCTCGTCGGCGTTCCCCTAAAAAGACGCAAGGCAGACCCATGGCGAAGCGCACCCGCACCATCTCCGGAAGATCCGACTCTTCTCTCTCCCGTGTGTCGCGTTACGCGGCGCTCGGCTTTCTCGGTATGGCCATCCTCTCCTGTGGTGGTGGGGACACTTCGGGACCGCCGCCCGGGCCGCCGCCTCCGCCTCCGACCGCGACGGTGCCGGCGAGAATCACGCTGGATCCGGAAGAGGTCGCGGTCGTGGCGGGCGACACGGTTCGCGTGCGTGCGCGGGTCCTGAACGACCGGGCGCAGCCGATCTCGGATGCGGTCGTGACGTGGACGAGCAGCGATCCGGCCATCGCGACGGTCGATGCCACCGGGCTCGTCACCGGTCTGAAAGAGGGCAACGCGAGTCTCACCGCCACATCGGGCCCCGTCTCGAATTCCGCTCCGGTCGCGGTGCACAGCCTGGACCGCCCGATCCTCATGGACATCTACAACGGTACGTTCGGCTCCGACTGGACCGACAACACCAACTGGGGATCCAACGAGCCGGTCGGAAGCTGGTACGGCGTGACGGCGAACGATCAGTCCCGCGTGACGGCGATCGACCTGAGCGAGAACGGCCTGAAGGGTCAGCTTCCGGAGGACTTCGGCAGTCTGGCCTTCCTCACCGAACTGCGTGTGCACGGAAATGCGGCGCTCTCCGGCCCCATCCCGGCTTCTCTTGCGGAGTTGGGCATACAGACGCTGCAGTACGGCGGCACGATGCTGTGCACGGTGCGGGACGAGGGATTCCAGGCGTGGCTGAACGCGATTCCGACGCGCGATGGTGAGTTCCTCGCCTGCAACGAGGAACGGTCGGACCTGATGAAGTTGTACGAGGCCATGGGCGGAGACAGCTGGACGGAATCGGGCAACTGGGGAACCGACGCCCCGCTGGAGAACTGGTACGGCATCGCGGTCGACGATTCGACGGGGCGGGTCACTACGATCAACCTGAATCGCAACAACCTGTCGGGAGAGATCCCGACCGAGATCCAGTATTTTCCGCACCTGCGGGTCCTGCGACTGGACTACAACCGGCTCGAGGGCGGGATCCCGGCGGAGATCGGCCTCCTCACCGAACTGCGGCGGATGGACATCGACGGGAACGGGTTCCAGGGTGAGATCCCGCCCGAAATCGGAAACCTGGAGAACCTGAGGGTGCTGTGGCTCGGCGGAGGGGAAAACCAGCTGTCCGGTCCCATCCCACCCGAACTGGGCAACCTCGATAGCCTCCGGATACTCCACCTGTACGAGGCCCGGTTCGAAGGTGCGATTCCGGAGGAGTTCGGCCACCTGACCGAACTGGAGACCCTCCGTATCTCTGAGACGAAGATCGAGGGGGGACTGCCCGAGAGTCTGGCAGCGCTCGGAAGGCTCCGAGAGATCATCCTCTACGAGAACGAGTTGTCGGACCCCCTTCCTTCCTGGCTTGGCCAACTCGACAGCCTGCGGGTCCTCCTTGTCTCCGACAACAGGATCGAGGGCCCGATTCCAGCGGAACTGGGACAGATCGACAGTCTCGCCGTTCTCGTGATCGACAACAACCAACTGTCCGGCCCGCTGCCGCCGGAGTTGGGCGATGCCAGCGAACTCTTTCGGATATGGGTCCAGGGCAATGCCGATCTGTCGGGCCCCCTGCCGGAAGGCTTGACCCAGCTCGAGGAACTCTGGGAGTTGATCGCGGAGGACACCGGACTGTGCATGCCTCAGACACCCGCCTTCAGAAACTGGATGGAGTCGGTGTATTTCAAGACCCGGATCCAGTTGTGCGGCGGGGAGGCCCACGCCGAGGCCTACCTCATTCAGGCGGCGCAGTCGCGCGAGTTCCCCGTGCCGCTCGTCGCCGGCAGGGAGGCGCTCCTGCGCGTGTTCGTGGCGTCCGAACAGGAAACGGGTGCCATGCTCCCGCCGGTGCGGGCCACCTTCTTCGCGGACGGCGCGGAGGTGCACGTCGAGGAAATCCCGGCGGGTTCTTCCGCGATACCAACGGAGGTACAGGAAGGCGAACTCGATCTTTCGCCCCACGCCGTCATCGCCGCCGACGTGATCCAGCCCGGACTGGAGATGGTCGTGGAGATCGACCCGGATGGGACGCTCGATCCGAATCTCGGCGTGTCGAAGCGCATCCCCGAGAGCGGACGGATGATGGTCGATGTGAGGGCCGTGCCCCCGCTGCTTCTGACCCTGCTCCCCATGGTCTGGACCGGGGACAACGACCGCGAAGCCCAGACGTTCGTGAGTACCGCCGACCCGGAAGACGAATTCTTCTGGCAGACGAGGACGTATCTCCCGGTGGCGGACATCGAGATCACACGGCATGCGAGCGTGACGGTCGATTCGAACGTCTCCGGCGACCTCATAGCCGATGTCGGAAGGATCCGGGTCATGGAGGATGGGGTGGGACACTGGGTGGGTATGATCCCGGAGATCGGGGGTAACATCGCGGGCCGTGCGACCTTCCCGTTCTTCTCGGATGAGATCCCGTACTCCGGAAAGGTCGCAATCTCGGTTTTGAGCGCGGAGACGTTCGCGCACGAACTCGGACATAACCTGAGCCTGTTCCACGTGCTGTGTTCGGGGAACGAAGGCGGCCCCGATGTGAGCTACCCCTACGAAGGCGGGGGGATCGGCATCTGGGGCTGGGACTCGCGGGACGGCGGGTCGCTGGTGGACCCGACGACCAACGTGCGGGACTTCATGACGTATTGCGATCCGACGTGGGTCAGCGACTACTATTTCACGAACATGCTGCGCTACCGGCTACAGGATACCCTCGAGGTATGGGAGGCCCCGGCCGCCAGCCGGACGCTGCTCGTATCCGGTGGGGCCGACGCGGACGGTGCCCTCCACCTCGATCCCGCCTTTGTCGTCGACGCGCGTCCCGAACTGCCGCACGCCCCCGGGCCGTACACGCTGACCGGAAGGCGCGCCGACGGCAGCGAACTGTTCTCGCTCAGCTTCGACATGGGAGTGATCTGGGACGGGGACGGGGAGTCCGGATTCACGTTCGCGCTTCCCGTGGAGCCGGCATGGGAGACGGTGTTGGCGAGTCTCTCCCTCCACGGGCCGGGCGGCAGCGTCGAGATCGCCGAGGGGAGCGAGCCGCCGATGGCGATCCTGCGGGATCCGGGCACGGGGCAGGTCCGCGCCATCTTCCGCGACCTGCCTTCCGGCCCGCTGGCCCAGAGCGCGGCGGAGGATCTCGCTCCGGAGCCGGGGCTCGAAGTGCTGGTGAGCAGCGGGCTCCCCGGCGCGTCGGCCTGGCGCCGGTGAGCTACGCACGCATGCGGGCACGTCCGGTTCCCACGTCACGGATTTCACGCCGCCGGGCGCCGGTTTGCGTGGTGCTCGGCGCGATCGTCCTCGTCCTCGCGTCGGCCCCCGCGGACGGAGCCGGACAGTGGACGAATCGATACCCGAAGGTCGCGGGGTACGGCCACCACGTGTACCTCGAGGGCTACGAGCTGCCCACGCTCACGGCGGGCCCCATCGATCCGGCTCCGTCGCCGGACGGCGAGCGGGTGGCGTTCGCCTCGCACGGCTGGATCTGGGTCATGGATCTGTCGAGCGGCGTGGCGCGGCGGCTGACCCGCGGCGGGGGGATCGACGCGCGGCCCGCCTGGTCTCCCGACGGGCAGCTGGTCGCGTTCGTGCGCGACGATACCGAAGACACGGAGATCGTCTGGGTTGCCGCGGGCAGCGGCGCGGAACTCGGCCGCGTCGACAGCCCCGGCCTCGAACTCGACCCGGCGTTTTCCGCTGACGGGACGAAGATCTTCTACTCATCTGCCGAATCGGAGGCCGGAGCCCTGGACCTGTGGGCGGTCGACGTCGACACCGGCGTGCGGCGGCCGGTGACGGACGCGCCCGGGATCGAACTGAAGCCCCAACCCGGCGAACGCGCGCTCGTCTACCTGTGGAAGGGCGGCGGCCGCGATCGTGTCGTCGTGCGCTCCGACGATTCGCCGGAGCCGCGGACGCTCATCGAGGGGAGCATCGCGTCCATGGCGCGGCCCGCCCTGAGTCCCGACGGGTCCACCGTGGCGGTCAACTGGCCGACGCAGGAGGGGTGGGACCTCCGGCTCCTCAACGTGGCCGACCCCGGGCCGTCCATCCTCCTGGCCTCCGGCGGCCTGCCGCTGACGCCCGCCTGGGATCCCGGCGGCGAGTGGATCTACTTCGCCGAAGCAGATGACCGGGAACGGTTCAACCTCAAGCGCGTGCGAGCCGCAGGCGGTCCCATCGAGGCCGTGGACGTGACGGCCTGGGAATGGGGAGCCGCGACGGCAAGCCTTCGGATACGGACCGTGACCGAGGAAGGCGGCGCTCCGGTGGCGGCCCGGCTCGCGGTCGTGGACGGGGCGGGGCACCCGCTCGTCCCGGACGGTCCCGCGTCGCGGTTCGACGGGCAGAGCGGCCGGGTCTTCTTCTATTCGCCGGGCGTGATCGAACTCACGGTTCCGGTCGGCGAGGTCACGGTCTCGGCCGTTCAGGGACTCGCGACACCCGAATCATCGGCGACGGTACAGGTGGGTGCCGCGTCCGGCGCCGCGGAGGTTGAAGTCGTGCTGTCTTCCGTTTGGGACGCGCGGGCCGGCGGCTGGAGTTCGGGCGAACATCATTTCCACCTCAACTACGGTGGTCCGTACGACCTCTCGCCGGATGACCTGATGCCGATGATGCGGGGCGAGGCGCTGGACTTCGCCACGCCGCTCCTGGCGAACCTCCACAACCGGTTCGAGGACCAGGATCTGTGGACGTGGCGGCACTCCGGTGGCCCGCCCTTCATCCGCTTCGGGCAGGAGGTCCGGTCCCACTTCCTGGGGCACCTGGGCCTGATCGAGATCGACGACCTGTTCTGGCCCTGGGTGTGGGGACCCGGCTACCAGGTCTACGGATCGGACGACCGCGCGAACGCCGAGCCGCTGCGCCATGCCCGGGCTCAGGGAGGCTTCCAGTACTACGTGCACCCCGTGAGTACCCGCGGCATGCCGCGCGCGACGCCGTGGGCCGAAGCATCGATCGCCGACCTCTACGGCGTCGTGCCCGTCGAACTCATCCCCGACGCCGTGCTGGGCGATCTGGACGCGCTCGAGATCGTCTGCCTGTGGAGCGACGAGGTCCTCACCTCCCAGATCTGGCACCTGCTGTTGAACGCCGGCATCCCGATCGTGCCCTCGGCCGGGACCGATGTGATGAACAACTTCTACCGGACGATGGCCATCGGCACCTCGCGCGTGTACGCGCAGACGGGGACCGTCGAGAACTGGTCGACCTATGTGGACGCGCTGCGAAGCGGCCGAACCTTCGT
It encodes:
- a CDS encoding CehA/McbA family metallohydrolase, encoding MRARPVPTSRISRRRAPVCVVLGAIVLVLASAPADGAGQWTNRYPKVAGYGHHVYLEGYELPTLTAGPIDPAPSPDGERVAFASHGWIWVMDLSSGVARRLTRGGGIDARPAWSPDGQLVAFVRDDTEDTEIVWVAAGSGAELGRVDSPGLELDPAFSADGTKIFYSSAESEAGALDLWAVDVDTGVRRPVTDAPGIELKPQPGERALVYLWKGGGRDRVVVRSDDSPEPRTLIEGSIASMARPALSPDGSTVAVNWPTQEGWDLRLLNVADPGPSILLASGGLPLTPAWDPGGEWIYFAEADDRERFNLKRVRAAGGPIEAVDVTAWEWGAATASLRIRTVTEEGGAPVAARLAVVDGAGHPLVPDGPASRFDGQSGRVFFYSPGVIELTVPVGEVTVSAVQGLATPESSATVQVGAASGAAEVEVVLSSVWDARAGGWSSGEHHFHLNYGGPYDLSPDDLMPMMRGEALDFATPLLANLHNRFEDQDLWTWRHSGGPPFIRFGQEVRSHFLGHLGLIEIDDLFWPWVWGPGYQVYGSDDRANAEPLRHARAQGGFQYYVHPVSTRGMPRATPWAEASIADLYGVVPVELIPDAVLGDLDALEIVCLWSDEVLTSQIWHLLLNAGIPIVPSAGTDVMNNFYRTMAIGTSRVYAQTGTVENWSTYVDALRSGRTFVTNGPFLEFSVGGAGPGHIVSAGDVSWSLDVATATEVDRVEVLVNGEVAWSGGGLDGPGSRRFEGDLTLPDGGWIAARAVGGPARWPMMANYPFAHTAPVWIGSVGSSDPAARRAAAAELLAILGVARLRLTAGYGGTDIPNLLDRFDDARERLEALAAR
- a CDS encoding Ig-like domain-containing protein; translation: MPARITLDPEEVAVVAGDTVRVRARVLNDRAQPISDAVVTWTSSDPAIATVDATGLVTGLKEGNASLTATSGPVSNSAPVAVHSLDRPILMDIYNGTFGSDWTDNTNWGSNEPVGSWYGVTANDQSRVTAIDLSENGLKGQLPEDFGSLAFLTELRVHGNAALSGPIPASLAELGIQTLQYGGTMLCTVRDEGFQAWLNAIPTRDGEFLACNEERSDLMKLYEAMGGDSWTESGNWGTDAPLENWYGIAVDDSTGRVTTINLNRNNLSGEIPTEIQYFPHLRVLRLDYNRLEGGIPAEIGLLTELRRMDIDGNGFQGEIPPEIGNLENLRVLWLGGGENQLSGPIPPELGNLDSLRILHLYEARFEGAIPEEFGHLTELETLRISETKIEGGLPESLAALGRLREIILYENELSDPLPSWLGQLDSLRVLLVSDNRIEGPIPAELGQIDSLAVLVIDNNQLSGPLPPELGDASELFRIWVQGNADLSGPLPEGLTQLEELWELIAEDTGLCMPQTPAFRNWMESVYFKTRIQLCGGEAHAEAYLIQAAQSREFPVPLVAGREALLRVFVASEQETGAMLPPVRATFFADGAEVHVEEIPAGSSAIPTEVQEGELDLSPHAVIAADVIQPGLEMVVEIDPDGTLDPNLGVSKRIPESGRMMVDVRAVPPLLLTLLPMVWTGDNDREAQTFVSTADPEDEFFWQTRTYLPVADIEITRHASVTVDSNVSGDLIADVGRIRVMEDGVGHWVGMIPEIGGNIAGRATFPFFSDEIPYSGKVAISVLSAETFAHELGHNLSLFHVLCSGNEGGPDVSYPYEGGGIGIWGWDSRDGGSLVDPTTNVRDFMTYCDPTWVSDYYFTNMLRYRLQDTLEVWEAPAASRTLLVSGGADADGALHLDPAFVVDARPELPHAPGPYTLTGRRADGSELFSLSFDMGVIWDGDGESGFTFALPVEPAWETVLASLSLHGPGGSVEIAEGSEPPMAILRDPGTGQVRAIFRDLPSGPLAQSAAEDLAPEPGLEVLVSSGLPGASAWRR
- a CDS encoding prolyl oligopeptidase family serine peptidase, which encodes GGAGGGGAGGGARPGYPPPNTPGGPAPGCGGRGPAGGGAPPRQLTAGAAEAEDSRFSPMWSPDGRWIAYISNRADWWHDDVWLVAVASGEAHRVSTSLMASSSPVWSPDGSSLVLMGTAKDEYWYQDLAYLYRIDLDLAGTAPRVLREVPLDMQVYATDAIMRFDPFWSGDGERIYFPYQQRGAFDLWSVPASGGVATRVTNVGGSWSSLHATPDGRRAAFTRDAATEGREAWFLDLDGGVPARLTDFSPDFEGVQRPAEISFRSFDGLYMQGFLYLPPAIRAARSAGSDPPACPALVQVHGGGTNSYTQGTNLVEQYLANEGFVVLAINYRGGSGFGREFQDLSVEDWLNDQSKDPGAAADWLRRQPYVNGRVGIYGGSYGGMQSMSAITRTPDKFDAAVPMRGIYSESLTLPYADRLGKIFTITGHGGTPEERPEVYAKSETLDRMDRITAPVLIMHGEFDVRAPFENFELAVEKLEALGKEFESKTYPEGHGFRDPSNSIDTYSRLQAFFDQHLGGCQAGGTPLG